The region GCTATTTTTCCTTACGTCTCTCCGTAATTCTAATCCTTTCCTTTATTTTTCCGCTTCTTATGCTGTCTGGTTCCTTCCCTCCACCAATGGATTTTTTAAATTCCCTTTGCATTTCTAAAGTACACTTATCACAAAAACGTCCCGTCTTAATGGAGGTACCGCACCTTTCACAGGTTAAAATTATATTATGTTCATCTGCTACTTCCAGCCTTCCTTGTCTTAAAAACTCTATGATCTTTTTGGTGCTCACTCCTGTTTCCTCAGACACCTCTGAAATATTAGCACCAGGATTCTCATCCAGATATCCCTTTACCTTCTTAAAATCCTCTTCATCTGATTTTCTGCATCTAAGGCAGATTTTAAATCCATCATAAACATAAACCATGCCACATCGGCTACAGTTCCTAACATCCATATTAACACCTCACCGTTTCATACTAGAAGTTAGAACTAACCCATATATCCTTTTAGCTCCAGCTTCCATTAAAGTTTTGCTGCATTCAATTAAAGTTGCTCCTGTAGTAATTATATCGTCAATTAGAAGTATTTCTTTACCCTTGATATCCTTTATGTTCTTTACCTTGAAGGCTGATTTTAAATTGGTTTGCCTGGTTAATCTATCAAGCTTGTTTTGATCTTTAGTCCATCTAATTTTCATTAGATTATTTTTTAAAAGGGATATGTTTAGCATATCCGCTACATATTCTGCCAATAGCCCCGATTGATTATATCCCCTTATGGCCTCCTTCTTCCTATGGAGGGGGACATAGACAATTCCGTCTATCTTTTTATCCAACCCATTAAGCCTTATGGTGGTCAAAATCATCTCTCCAAAGGGCTTATATAGATAGTTTTTACCCTCAAATTTATATGAATGGAGCTTTTCTCGAATGAATCTATTATATAGGACGGAATAATATATCCCTTCCATATAGGATATATCTAGTTTTATATTCCCATGGACATACTCTATTAACTCATTACAATAGACACATATATAATCTTTAGCTTTATTCTCCTTACAAAAATAGCAGTAATCATCTCTAATGAATAAGAGTCTTTCCAATTCCTTAATTATTCCCATAAGCTACCTCCTAAAAAGGAGGTTAGCATACCCCTCATCTTGTAATCTAGGCTTGAATACCTCTTTGCAACTTTATTGTTAGCAATCATATTATATAGATACCTTTCTTCTCCCACCAATACCACCAATTTCTTTGCCCTCGTTACTGCTGTATATAACAAATTCCTAGTCAATAACATAGGAGGCCCCCAATATATGGGCATTATTACCACGGGAAATTCACTCCCCTGACTCTTATGAACTGTTGTGGCATAAGATAGCTTAAGTTCATCCAACTGGTTAAAACTGTAATCCGCCTCCTTATCATCATCAAATAATACCTTTACAATTCTTTCCTCTTCATCTATGTCTAAAATTATTCCTAGGTCTCCATTAAAAACTCCTTCCCCCTTTTCAGCTATTCCATCCTTTACCATTTGCCATTCCAAAGAGTAATTGTTTTTAATTTGCATTACCTTATCCCCAACTCTAAATATATTATCCCCTACTACCTTTTCTTTCTTTAGGGGAGATTTAGGGTTTAATGTATCTTGCAGATATTTATTTAAAGCATTTATTCCTACATCTCCCTTTTTCATAGGTGTTAACACTTGGATATCCTTTAAGGGATCTACTCCATAATGGTTAGGAAGCCTTTCCTTACATAGGGAAAGGATTATTTTTACAATATTTAAAGGATTGCTTTCCTTAATAAAGTAAAAATCGCTATCCTTTTCATTTAATATGGGTCTTTCCCCCTTATTAATCCTATGGGCATTAACTACTATAAAACTTTCTTCAGCTTGGCGAAATATCTCATCTAGCTTTACCACCTTTACAATTTGGCTATCAATTATATCCCTTAATACATTGCCAGCTCCTACAGATGGCAGTTGATCCGCATCTCCTACCAATATGAGCCTAGTCCCAGGAACTATCGCTTTCAACAAGCTGTTCATAAGGAGCAGGTCAATCATGGAAGCTTCATCAACTATTATTAAGTCCGTATCAAGAGGACTGTCCTCATCCTTGCCGAAGACCATTTCCTCTTCCATATAGGAATATTCTAGTAGCCTATGGATGGTCTTAGCCTCTATTCCTGTGGTTTCCGTCATCCTTTTAGCAGCCCTTCCAGTTGGAGCAGCTAGCGTTACAGTCAAGCCCTGTTCTTCAAATATTCTTATTATGGCCTTGATTATTGTAGTCTTACCCGTTCCCGGCCCTCCTGTGATTACTATGATCCCACTTCTAATGGACTCCTTAATAGCCTGAACCTGTTTATCTGCAAAAGTTATTCCTTCTTCCCCTTCAATAATTTTTATCATCTTATCAATATCCACTTCTAAATCTTTTAGATCTACCTGAGAAAGTTCTACTATTTTCTTACTCACATTGTTCTCCGCCACATGGTAGGGAGTATAGTAGACCTTCACCTCATGATCGGCATTTAATATATGGACTATTCCTTTTATAGCCAAATCCCTTATGGACTCTTCAATTAAATTTTCCTCTACCTGAAGCAGTTCCTTTGCACTTGAAACTAACTCCTCTTTGGGTACATAGGTGTGACCATTGGAAGCATATTGATTTATTACATATCTAATTCCCCCTTGAACCCTGTATGGAGAATTCTTATCAATTCCCATATTTTGAGCAATTCTGTCTGCTGTTTTAAATCCTATTCCAAATATGTCCTCTGAAAGCTTGTAGGGATTTTTAGAAATTATGTTGATGGTATCCTTACCATATTTCTTATAAATTCGGATGCCATAATTAGCAGTTATGCCATATTGCTGAAGGAAAACCATTATATCCCTTAACTCTCCCTGCTCCTGAAAAGCTTCAACTATGCCCTTCAATTTTTTATCCCCAATTCCCTCTATTTCCTTCAGCCTTTCCGGATTGTATTGTATGATGTCTAAAGTATCCAACCCAAATCTATCTACGATCTTTTTAGCAGTTTTAGGCCCTATATGAGGAATTAGGCCGGAAGATAGGTATTTTTCAATGCCATTTATGGTAGAGGGAACTACTATGGATATATTGGATATTTCAAGCTGTTCTCCATAATTTGGGTGATATACCCATTCCCCCTCTACCTTTACAGTCTCACCTATATTGATAAAGGGTATATAGCCTACAATGGTAGCCTTTCCATCGGAAGTGTTAATGCTGGCCACCGTATAGGTATTCAATTCATTTCTAAATATGATATCTTCTACCGTTCCTTCTAAAGTCAACAACGTTATTCTCCTCTACCCTTATAGTTAAATAATATTATATCATAACCAAAACTTCATTAAAAAGGGGATAGGGCAGATCATTTTAAATTTGCTTGGATTTTTAATATCTCATTGATGAGTAGAGCTATATCCTGCTTGGTAGCAGGTTTTTCATATTCATTCAATAGAGAACTTTCCCTTATAACTGTAATGTTTTCCCTTTCCTTAACCAATCTCTTAACAATATGGCCATTCTTAACATGTTTATTCACCGTATCTATAGAAGATAGAGATTCTATGATATACCCGTCCGTTAATTGGATTAGCGTCTTATTCTCCTTTCTATAAACCCTATCGATATAGTTTATATTCACATATCCAAAGGAACCATCATTTTTGCACACAGGCTTTCTTACCTTTACAGGAATAAAAACATCATCTACATTGAAGGGTATAGGGATTAGATTTTTTACATTTAATAGATTCCCATAGTATTTCTTTGTTGCCTTTAAATCCACTAAATAGAATTGACTAATTAGATTTAATATGGTCTTAACCGTTCTTTCCATTTCATATTCCTTTCCCAATCCCGTTAGCAATAATGTACAATTTCCCTTCATATCTAGGTAAACTGGTATAAAAGCCCTTATTCCCTCAGAAAAAATTTTCTCCATATCCATCAATATCCCCTCCTTGACTCATTTTATCAGAACATATGTTTTATGTCAAGGAGGGGTTTTTTTATTTAAGCCCTGCTATTACTTTGGAAAGTTCATTTATACTTTCCGTAAGCATATTCAGTTTCCCCTCTATTCTAACCAATAGGTAAATGGAAATGACTATGGGGAATCCTAAATTTGCTATGTGGGTATAAATCTCTTCCATAATATTACTCCTTTCCATATGTTTTAAGCGGCCAAAGGCCGCTTAAAACTATAAGATTAAATTTCCAGTTCATCAATAATTGTGGTAATAATTCTAGCACTATCTGGCTCTACTATATCTCCATTAGCTGTGAAAAACACATTGCTATTCACTATTCCCTCCATTACAGCCTTAACCTCCATATCGGTTAAATCTAGTCTAGGATCGTCTATGGACAGGGTAAATTTTTTTCCCATCTCGTCTAGAAAATCCATTTCTAATTTAGCTCTTTCCATCTAATCACCTCCTGTAAATTTTTTATTAATGGATTATTCGTTCTTTAATTGGATTTCTTCTAGCTTCTTAACTCTAAACAGTGGCAAATTTTGAAGCCCTGCCAAAGATGTGGCAACTTCATATAGATTCTCATTGTCTACTTCAGGCTTTACTTTGGAAAAGGTCTTAGATTTGATTATCTGTTTGTTTCCCTCCATACCTCCATCTAACTCTAATTTCAGCCTTACATTTTCCTTAATATCCACAACAGCCATCATCTCACCTCCTTCACTTCTTATATGGAAAAAAGGAGATTATTTTACTATTATTTTTTTCAATTTGCTTAATCCCTGAGTCTTTATATTGACTACCGTCCTATAGGATATATTCAATTTATGAGCTATTTCCTGTATGGATAATCCATTTATATAATAATCTACTACTACCTGCCTTTGCTTTTTAGTTAATTCTTTCAATCCCTTTAATAGAATTTCAGATTCTTCCTTCTTTAAAGCCACATCCATTGGATCTTTCTCAAATCCCTCTAGAAAGTCAATGAATTCTCCATCTCCCATTTGGGAGTTTAATGAAAGATGCTGCCTTTCCTTATATTTCTCCAAATAATTGTATTTAAGCATTGTTTTTACATAGCCTAAGAACTTAACCCCTTTTGTTGGGTCGTATTCTTCAAAGGCTAATAGGATTGTTTTATATCCTTCTTGAATTAGGTCGTCATACTGGTCTAATCTATTGTAGTATTTCCTAATTGAGCTGATTATTAAGGGATTAAGTTTTAATAACAACTTTTCTTTGGCCCTAACATCTCCCCTTTTACTAAGGAATAAAAGTTCTTCTATTTCCTGATACATTTCACTTCCTCCAAAAAAGAAGGCACCTTCCCAATATTCCTAGGTAAGACAATATTAACTGGAAAGTAGAAAAAGATTAAAAGCTGAAATGACAAAGCTCAGTTGAAGAATTACATAAAATCCAAGGAAAAAGAAGGCTTATATTAAATTAACTATTGACAATAAAATAAAAAAAGAGCTAAGGAAATAATCCTTAACTCCTTTTAATGCTTTGAAGATTTTATTAAATTCCTATTGGAAAAACATAAAATCCTAATATTCAAAAGCTTCTTGCCTAAGAATTTCAGCCTTATCCGTTCTTTCCCAAGGTAGGTCTAAATCCTTCCTGCCAAAATGACCATAGGCTGCTAAAGGCCTATAGATAGGGCGTTTTAAGTCTAAGTTCTTAATAATAGCTGCTGGCCTTAGGTCAAAATGCTTTTGTATCAATTCTTCTATCCTTTCATCGGATATTTTACCGGTTCCAAATGTCTCCACAAATACGGAAAGAGGTCTGGCAACTCCTATGGCATAAGCAATACCTATTTCACATTTATCTGCCAATCCTGCTGCCACGATGTTCTTAGCCACGTATCTGGCAGCATAGCTAGCTGATCGGTCTACTTTTGTTGGATCCTTTCCTGAAAAGGCTCCTCCCCCATGTCGGCTATAGCCTCCATAAGTATCAACTATTATCTTCCTTCCAGTAAGACCTGCATCTCCCATAGGGCCTCCTATTACAAACCTTCCTGTTGGATTTACATAGTATTTGGTATTATTATCCAACATATTATGAGGAACTACCTTCATTATTATGTGTTCCATTACATCTCTCTCTATGGTTTTTAAATCAATATCTGGACTGTGTTGGGTTGAAACCACTATATTCTCCAATCTTACTGGTTTACCTTCATGGTATTCAACCGTAACCTGAGTTTTCCCATCAGGTCTTAAGTATTCCAAGGTACCGTTCTTTCTTACATCCGCTAACCTTCTTGCCAATTCATGGGCCAATGAAATGGGAAGGGGCATCAATTCCTCCGTTTCATTGCAAGCAAATCCAAACATAATCCCCTGATCACCTGCTCCTATTTGGTCAAACTCATCTTCTCCATTAAACCTGTGTTCTAAGGCCTTATTAACTCCAAGGGCGATATCGGGAGACTGTTCGTTTATAGATGTAAGGACAGCACAGGTATCAGCATCAAATCCATATTTAGCCCTAGTATAGCCTATTTCCTCAACAGTTCTCCTCACTATTTGTGGAATATCCACATAGCAGGAGGTGGTAATTTCCCCCGTTACCAGCACTAGCCCCGTTGTAACTGTAGTTTCACATGCTACTCTAGCATCTGGGTCCTTTGAAAGTATTTCATCTAATATGGCATCTGAGATGGCATCGCATACCTTGTCTGGATGACCTTCTGTTACTGACTCAGATGTGAATAACCATTTTTTCATTTGAGAAACCTCCTCGATTTATTTAAATAATAATCGTTCCAAATCAAAAAAACCTCTTCCAAAAGGAAAAGGCAATAAAAATTCACCTCATCTTTCAGAATCTAAGTTCTGTGGGATTTAGCACCTTTGGTATAATACCCAGGTTGCCGGATTTCATCGGGCCCATTCCCTCCATCACTCTTGATAAGGCATCAAGATTTTTATCCACTTTTAAGACATATTTTAGCATATTAACTAAACTAAGTCAAAGCCTTTTTATGTTATAGTTGGATACTTAGGTACTATTAAAATTTGGTTTTAATTACATCGGTATTATCAATTCAAACTACCACTGGTAAAAAAATAAATACTGCATTAGAAGAAAAGAATATGGAAATGGCTAAGGATCAGGATAGGATAGATATATTACTAAGCCAAACAGGTGAAACATTGATAACTATAAAACAGTTTAGCCATAATCTAATAGTAAATTTAAGAACCATTGGCGGTATTTCTAAAGAAATTGCAAATGCTTCCAATGAGGTAGCTAATAGTATAGAAACCCAAGCCCATAGTATTACCAAAATAAATCAATCTATGATAAAAAGCAATAATGAGATTATGTCAGTTTCCAAAGCAGCAATAAAAATGCCCCAATTATCTAAAAAACCTTCAATATTGCTGAAGATGGAGAATAATAAGTGATAAGTACAGACGATATACGCTTGATTCTACAAATGAAAAACCTCATATTATTGTGTATTTAGTAGATATATTTAATTATTTTTGCCTAATGCGCCATATTCCTCATTTTTGCTTCTTTTTCATGTCTTGCAATTTAATATTATATACCTTATACTATAATAGTGGTTAACGGGGTGTGGCGCAGTTTGGTAGCGCACGTGGTTTGGGACCATGGGGCCGGGGGTTCGAATCCTCTCACCCCGACCATTACTAAAAAGAAGGATTGAAATTTCAATCCTTCTTTTTTTATGTAAAAATCAACTTGTTAGTTCTTTGTAATACATTTGTAACCTAATTGATATATTTCCATTATATAATGTTAGTATAATTTGGGCATGGGGATTTTTGAGAAAGGGGGTATTTTAGGGAAAATACATAATCTTTGGACATTCGAGCTTTATGACTTATGGTATTGAAGGAGAGTGATATTTTGAACAGGAATATTAGAAAGGTATTTTTATTTTTACTTATTATAGGCATTATAATTGCTTCATCCAATTCATATTTAGCTGTTGAAGCAGTTAATATGCCTTATGAAATATATAGGACTAGCTCTTCAGAGTACCTGGGCTCTGGTATTCTATATGAGAATATCAGACGATTTACATCTGATGGCTGGTGGAATATAAATGTAATAAGGGTGGATTTAACAGATGAATATGCAGAAATAGGAGGATTGTTTAGCAACAAAGGATTATCTAATAGGGATACTGTAAGTAATCTGGTTAAGGAAAAACAAGCTGTGGCAGGAATAAACGGAGACTTTTTCAACTACAATCCAATTCCCCATCCCATAGGAACAATGATTGAAAATGGAGAAATCATATCTTCTCCCCCAGAAAAAGCCTATGCGCCACCCACTTTTTATTTAGATATCGATAATGTACCAGATATTACCTTCTTTGATAGAAGCATGCAAATTACCTCATTAAACTCTGGTCAATCCCTTAGGATAAACTTTATCAATAAAGCTTCTTACATGGAATACGTCACATTATTGAATAAGCATTGGGGTACAAGCTCCTTTGGCAAGAAATACAATGGCGAACCCATAAAACTCGATAATGAAGCAAATGGCAATTCTAACGGAGATGTAAATGAGGAAACTAACGGAAATGGTAATAATGGGAATTTATTAAATAGCTATAATAATGAAATGGTAGAAATGGTAGTAATAGATAATATAGTTTCAGAAATTAGAATTGGACAAGATGCAGTAACCATCCCTGAAAATGGCTTTATAATTGCTACAAGAGGAGAAAAGGCAAAGGAATTATTGACTAAATTCAACGTTGGAGATGAAGTTAAACTTACACTTGGGACTAGCCCTAATCTTGAAAATATTAAGTTTGCAATCAGTGGGGGAAGTATAATACTTAAAGATGGCAATATAACCAACACCAACATAAATATTGCCGGTAAACATCCAAGAACAGGAATAGGAATTACTAAGGATAGAAAAGAATTGATTATTGCTACCATAGACGGTAGAGATTCTTCCTTTGTAGGTGTTAGTCAAGAAATTTTTGGAGCTATATTAAAGGATTTAGGAGCTTACGATGCAATTAACTTAGATGGTGGCGGATCCACTACCATGGTTATAAAACCAGTTGATGAACAAGTAGCAAAGGTAATAAACAAGCCTTCTGATGGAGGAGAACGGAGG is a window of Tepidimicrobium xylanilyticum DNA encoding:
- a CDS encoding TIGR03826 family flagellar region protein encodes the protein MDVRNCSRCGMVYVYDGFKICLRCRKSDEEDFKKVKGYLDENPGANISEVSEETGVSTKKIIEFLRQGRLEVADEHNIILTCERCGTSIKTGRFCDKCTLEMQREFKKSIGGGKEPDSIRSGKIKERIRITERRKEK
- a CDS encoding ComF family protein → MGIIKELERLLFIRDDYCYFCKENKAKDYICVYCNELIEYVHGNIKLDISYMEGIYYSVLYNRFIREKLHSYKFEGKNYLYKPFGEMILTTIRLNGLDKKIDGIVYVPLHRKKEAIRGYNQSGLLAEYVADMLNISLLKNNLMKIRWTKDQNKLDRLTRQTNLKSAFKVKNIKDIKGKEILLIDDIITTGATLIECSKTLMEAGAKRIYGLVLTSSMKR
- the recD2 gene encoding SF1B family DNA helicase RecD2, with product MLTLEGTVEDIIFRNELNTYTVASINTSDGKATIVGYIPFINIGETVKVEGEWVYHPNYGEQLEISNISIVVPSTINGIEKYLSSGLIPHIGPKTAKKIVDRFGLDTLDIIQYNPERLKEIEGIGDKKLKGIVEAFQEQGELRDIMVFLQQYGITANYGIRIYKKYGKDTINIISKNPYKLSEDIFGIGFKTADRIAQNMGIDKNSPYRVQGGIRYVINQYASNGHTYVPKEELVSSAKELLQVEENLIEESIRDLAIKGIVHILNADHEVKVYYTPYHVAENNVSKKIVELSQVDLKDLEVDIDKMIKIIEGEEGITFADKQVQAIKESIRSGIIVITGGPGTGKTTIIKAIIRIFEEQGLTVTLAAPTGRAAKRMTETTGIEAKTIHRLLEYSYMEEEMVFGKDEDSPLDTDLIIVDEASMIDLLLMNSLLKAIVPGTRLILVGDADQLPSVGAGNVLRDIIDSQIVKVVKLDEIFRQAEESFIVVNAHRINKGERPILNEKDSDFYFIKESNPLNIVKIILSLCKERLPNHYGVDPLKDIQVLTPMKKGDVGINALNKYLQDTLNPKSPLKKEKVVGDNIFRVGDKVMQIKNNYSLEWQMVKDGIAEKGEGVFNGDLGIILDIDEEERIVKVLFDDDKEADYSFNQLDELKLSYATTVHKSQGSEFPVVIMPIYWGPPMLLTRNLLYTAVTRAKKLVVLVGEERYLYNMIANNKVAKRYSSLDYKMRGMLTSFLGGSLWE
- a CDS encoding YvrJ family protein, with product MEEIYTHIANLGFPIVISIYLLVRIEGKLNMLTESINELSKVIAGLK
- a CDS encoding DUF2922 domain-containing protein; the encoded protein is MERAKLEMDFLDEMGKKFTLSIDDPRLDLTDMEVKAVMEGIVNSNVFFTANGDIVEPDSARIITTIIDELEI
- a CDS encoding DUF1659 domain-containing protein, translated to MAVVDIKENVRLKLELDGGMEGNKQIIKSKTFSKVKPEVDNENLYEVATSLAGLQNLPLFRVKKLEEIQLKNE
- a CDS encoding RNA polymerase sigma factor, whose product is MYQEIEELLFLSKRGDVRAKEKLLLKLNPLIISSIRKYYNRLDQYDDLIQEGYKTILLAFEEYDPTKGVKFLGYVKTMLKYNYLEKYKERQHLSLNSQMGDGEFIDFLEGFEKDPMDVALKKEESEILLKGLKELTKKQRQVVVDYYINGLSIQEIAHKLNISYRTVVNIKTQGLSKLKKIIVK
- the metK gene encoding methionine adenosyltransferase; the protein is MKKWLFTSESVTEGHPDKVCDAISDAILDEILSKDPDARVACETTVTTGLVLVTGEITTSCYVDIPQIVRRTVEEIGYTRAKYGFDADTCAVLTSINEQSPDIALGVNKALEHRFNGEDEFDQIGAGDQGIMFGFACNETEELMPLPISLAHELARRLADVRKNGTLEYLRPDGKTQVTVEYHEGKPVRLENIVVSTQHSPDIDLKTIERDVMEHIIMKVVPHNMLDNNTKYYVNPTGRFVIGGPMGDAGLTGRKIIVDTYGGYSRHGGGAFSGKDPTKVDRSASYAARYVAKNIVAAGLADKCEIGIAYAIGVARPLSVFVETFGTGKISDERIEELIQKHFDLRPAAIIKNLDLKRPIYRPLAAYGHFGRKDLDLPWERTDKAEILRQEAFEY